CGAACACCGACAGGTGCGGAAACAGCGCGTAATTCTGGAACAGCAGACCGAGATTGCGCTTGTGCGGCGGCGCATCGGTCAGATCGCGGCCGGCAACGGTCAACGTGCCGGTCAGGCCGTCGGCCTTCACGAACCCGGCGATGAAGCGCAGCAGCGTCGTCTTGCCGCAGCCGCTCTTGCCGAGCACGGTCAGAAATTCGCCGGCGCCGATCGACAGCGACAGATCCTCGAGCACCGTGCGCGCGCCGTAGCGCACGCTCAGATGCTCGATCTGCACGCCGCCCGGCGCGCCGGACCGCAGCGTCGTGCGCGGCTCGGCGGCGCCGAATGCGCCGGGATGGGTCAGGGCGGTATCCACCAGGGTCATCCTCTTGCTCACGGGAACGGGCAGCGCGCGCCGCTCACTTCGGCTTCACGACGTCGAGCGGCTTGCCCGAGCTGCCGATCACATCCTTCTTCCAGCGCTCGAGCCACACCGGCTTCTTCGCCATCACCTGGTTCCAGTCGACCGGAATCAGCTTCACGCCCGCAATCGCCTTTTTCACCGCCTCGCCGTTCTTGCCGGTCAGCGGCACGTCGGTGCGGCCCGGAATGCCGTACATGTCCGGCACCTTCGACTGCACGTCGGTCGACATCAGATAGTCGATCAGCTTCTTGCCGGCGTCCTGGTTCGGGCCGCCCTTGATCAGACCGATGCCGTACGGGAGCTGGAACGTCGTCGGCTGGTCGCCTTCCTTCGCCGCGAGAAAGATCGGCTTGACCGACAGCGCGCCGTGCTCGGCGTCGTCGAGATCCATCTGCAGATCGCCGTTCGCGACCGCGATCTCGTTGCGCGACAGCAGCACGTTCAGGTAGCCCGTGCCCTTCGTGTGGAACTTCACGCTCTGCGACAGCTTCGCGAGATAGTCGAACGCCTTGTCCTCGCCCATCAGCGACGTCGTCAGGATCAGCACGGCCATCCCGTCGCCGGCCGTCGCCGGGTTCGAGTACGCGACCTTGCCCGCATAGCTCGGCGACAGCAGATCGGCAAACGTCTTCGGCTGGTTCTTCACGACTTCCGGGTTGATCGCGAACGAGAAGTAGTTGTTCACGAACGTCGCCCACGTGCCGTCCTCGGCCTTCGCGATCGCCGGCACGTTCTTGTAGTTCACGCTCTGATATGCCTGCAGCAGCCCCATCTGGCCCGCCTGCTGGATGAACGGCGGCAGCGTGACGATCACATCGGCCTTCGGCGAATTCTTCTCGATGTTCGCGCGGTTCACGACCTCGCCGCTGCCGGCCGTCACGATGTTCACGCGCACGCCTTCCTTCTTCTCGAAGGCAGGAAGCACGTCGCGATACAGGTTCTCGAGGCCGTCGGCCGTATACAGCACGACCGCGCTCGCCGCATGCGCGGGCAGCGCCGCGCCTTGCAGCAGGCCCGCCGCGCACGCGGCCAGCGCCAGCTTGCGGAACGCGCCGGCAGCGGCGCGCGTGGAATTCTGCAGTGTCATCTCACTTCTCCGTAGGCGGTACACCAAACGGCCGGGGCACGTCCGGCTCTGCTCTGCGCGCCGGCCGCGCGCCATGCGGCGGTTCCGGCCCGAGCGGTTGTCGATCGGGGGCGAGCCGGCCGATCGGCCCGCGTCGCCGCCGCGCACGGCGCTCGTGCGCGGCACCCGAAGGATCACAGCGTTCGATGACAAACCCGTGACGTGCGCCACAATTTCCACAAAATGACACATTTTGCCAATATCCTGCAAGTCGCTCAGAAATGCCGCCCGGCGTTTCGTCCGATCCTTGCTGGAGAAAACCATGTCCGATCCGATCCTGCTGACGCCCGGCCCGCTCACGACGTCCGCCACAACTCGCCACGCAATGCAACATGACTGGGGCTCGTGGGATGCCGCGTTCAACCGGCTGACGGCGAGCGTCTGTGCGGACCTCGTCGAGATCGCGCACGGCGCGGACGAATACGTCTGCGTCCCGATGCAGGGCAGCGGCACGTTCGCGGTCGAGGCCGCGCTCGGCACGCTCGTGCCGCGCGACGGCGTCGTGCTGGTGCCCGAAAACGGCGCGTACTGCACGCGCATTGTGACGATCCTGGAACGACTGGGCGTCGCCGCGATCGCGCTGCCGTTCGGCGAGGATGCGGCGGTCGACCCGGCCGCGGTCGACGCGGCGCTCGCGCGCGAGCCGCGCATCACGCACGTCGCGCTCGTGCATCTGGAAACGAGCGCCGGCATCCTGAACCCGCTCGACGCGATCGCCGCCGTGTGCCGGCGGCACGGCAAGCGGCTGATCGTCGACGCGATGAGTTCGTTCGGCGCACTGCCGATCGCGCTTGCGGGCAGCGGCATCGACGCCCTGATCTCGGCCAGCGGCAAATGCCTCGAAGGCGTGCCCGGCATGGGATTCGCGATCGTGCGGCGCGGCACGCTCGACGCGTGCGCCGGCAACGCGCGCTCGCTCGCGCTGGATCTGCACGATCAGTACGCGTATCTGCGGAGGACCGGCCAGTGGCGCTTCACGCCGCCGACGCACGTGGTCGCCGCGCTGCGTGCCGCACTCGATCAGTATCGGGCGGAAGGCGGGCAGCCTGCGCGCGGCGCGCGCTACCGCGAGAACTGCCGCACGCTGATCGAATCGATGCGAGCGCTCGGCTTCGTGCCGTTTCTCGATGCAGGCATTCAGGCGCCCGTGATCGTCACGTTCCATGCACCGGCCGATCGCGCGTATGCGTTCCGCCCGTTCTACGATGCCGTACGCGATGCGGGTTTCACCCTGTATCCGGGCAAGCTCACGCGCGTCGAGACGTTCCGCGTCGGCTGCATCGGCGCGATCGATGCCGCGGACATGCGCCGCGCCGTCGCCGCGATCGCGCATGCGATCGAGTCGCTCGGCATCGCGCTGCAACCGGCGTGAAGATATAAAAAAGCCCGGCGGCCTGGGAGGCCGCCGGGCGAATGCACGACTGCTGCGTGGAGCCGGTGCTTAGAGTTCGATCCGTTTGATGTCGCCGACGACGAAGATGTACGACAGCGCGCCGATCAGCGCGATCGCGCCAATGAACACGAGCGCGCCGACGAACGAGCCGGTCGAGGCGACGATGAAGCCGACGACGAGCGGCGTGACGATGCCCGCCAGGTTCGCCGCGAGGTTGAAGATGCCGCCCGTCACGCCGAGCAGGCCGTCCGGCGCGATGTCGGACACGAGCGTCCAGCCGAGCGCGGCCATCCCCTGCGCGAAGAACGCGACCGACATGATGGCGATCACGGCCTCGTTGCTCTGCACATAGTTCGCGAGAATGATCGTCGATGCGAGCAGCAGGCCGGCGATGATCGGCAGCTTGCGCGCGAGGTTCGCGGACTTGCCGCGACGCAGGAGCCAGTCGGAGAAGATCCCGCCGAACATCACGCCGACCGATGCGGCGATGAACGGCATCACCGCGAAGAAGCCGATCTTCAGCCAGCCCATATGGCGCTCGGTCGCAAGATAGGTCGGGAACCAGGTCAGGAAGAACACGAGCGTCGAGTTGCCGGCGAACTGGCCGAGGCAGATGCCCGCGAGCTGGCGCTTCTTGAGCAGCCGGCCGGCCATCGACCAGCTGAACGCCTTCTGCGCCGGCTTGTCGTTCTTGCGCACGCCGTGCACGAGACCGCCGCCCGCCTCGATATAGGCGAGTTCCGCGGCGTTCGCGCCCGGATGATTGCGCGGCTCGTGATAGAACTTCCACCAGACGAGCCCGAACAGGATGCCGGCCGCACCGACGACCCAGAACAGCGAACGCCAGCCGAACGCGCCCATCAGCGCGAACAGCACGGGGCTGAAGAACGCCAGGCCGATGTATTCGCCGACCGTGTAAGTGCCGGTCGCCATCGCGCGCTCGTTCTGCGGGAACCACGTCGCGACCACGCGGCTATTCGTCGGAAAGCACGGCGCCTCGCTGAGGCCGAGGCCGAGCCGGCATGCGAGCAGCGTCGCGACGCCCGGCACGAAGCCCTGCAGGAACGTGCAGAGCGACCACAGCGTCATCGACCAGTAATAGGTGACCTTGCTGCCCAAGCGGTCGAGAACGAGACCGCCCGGCACCTGCGCGACCACGTACGTCCACGAGAACGCCGAGAACATGATGCCCATCACTGCCGCGTTGATGCCGAGCTCCTTCGTCAGCTGCGGCGCCGCCACGCCGAGCACGGTGCGGTCGAGATAGTTGATCATCGTGCCGATCGCGAGCAGCGCGAGGATCTTGTAGCGCGCCGACGTGCGCCGGGCCGCGCCGGCGGCGGCCTGCGCCGGCGCGGCGCTCGTACGGGTGGGGTGCTGCATGGTCGTCTCCTGGTCTCTCTTTATGTCGATGGGTCAGCGCGCGACGAGCGACTGAAAGTGCTCGAACATCCGCTCGGCGTCGGGCGTGCGTCCGGTGAAGAGTTCGAACGCATCGACCGCCTGGTAGACGGCCATGCCGCCGCCGGGCAGCGTCGCGCAGCCCGCCGCGCGTGCCGCGCGGATCAGTTCGGTTTCGAGCGGGAAATACACGATGTCGGCCACCCACATGCCGGCGTGCAGCAGTTCGGCGGGCAGCGGCAGGCCGGGATGCTTGATCATGCCGGTCGGCGTCGCGTGGATCAGGCCGGTCGCCGCACGCATCGCGGCCGCCAGCGCATCGCCGGACGGCGTGCCGCCCGCCGTAACGCGCGCAACCGGAAAACGCTGCTGCAGTTCGCCGGCGAGCGACGCGGCACGCGTGGGGTCGACGTCGAACAACGTCAGTTCGGCCGCGCCCATCTGCAGCGCCGCATGCGCGACGGCCGCGCCCGCGCCGCCCGCGCCGAGCTGCACGACGCGCTCGAGGGACGCGCCCGGCAGCCCGCGCCGGAACGACTTCGCGAAACCGGACCAGTCGGTGTTGTGGCCGATCCGGCGGCCGTCGCGGAACAGCACCGTGTTGACCGCGCCGAGCGCACGCGCATCGTCGGACAGTTCGTCGAGGTGCTCGATCACGCGCTGCTTGCACGGATGCGTAATGTTCAGGCCGTCGTATCCCATGCGCTGCGCGGCATCGAGCAGCGCGGGCAGCGCGTCGACGCTCAGCCCGAGCGCGTCGAGATCGATACGTCGGTACACGTAGCCGAAACCCTGCCGGAATCCTTCTTCTTCATGCATCGCGGGCGACAGCGATCCGCCGATGCCCTGGCCGATCAGGCCGATCAGAAACGACGGACGATTCATCGCGCGGCTCCCCGCGCAAGAAGCGTCGCCATGCGCTGCAGCGCGAAAATGTAGCCGTCGGTGCCGCAGCCGCAGATCACGGCTTCGGCGAGCGCCGCCACGTACGAATGGTGACGGAATGCCTCGCGGCGGTGCACGTTCGAAATATGCACCTCGATCACGGGCTTCGCGATCGCGGACAGCGCATCGGCCAGCGCGACCGACGTATGCGTATAGGCGGCCGGGTTGATCACGATGCCGTGCGTGTCGTGGCGCGCGGCATGCAGCCAGTCGATCAGCTCGTGTTCGGCGTTCGACTGACGGAACTCGAGATCGAGCCCGAGCGACTCGGCCTCGGCGCGGCAGCGCTGCTCGACGTCGGCCAGCGTTTCGGCGCCGTAGATATGGGGCTCGCGGGTGCCCAGCAGATTGAGGTTCGGCCCGTTCAGCACCAGGACCTTGTGCTTGCTCATCAGGATTCTGCTCCAAAAATCGGGGCGGACCGTTGCGGCGACCGCCCCGCGACATCGGGAATGGACGCTAGTGTGCGCCCGCACATGCCGGTTGTCTTTTCGGGTTTTCGCTTATTTGTACCATCTAGTTAGTTTGTATAATTCGCTACACTCCCCCAGTAAACTCGGGATATGGCGCGCGCGGCGAATTCAACGACTGGTTCATTCAGGGTCGGTTCGGGCGCCGCCGCCCGTTCTCCGCAGGATCCGCCCATGCAGCGCTCGATCGCCACTGTTTCCCTGTCCGGCACGCTCGCCGAAAAGCTCGCCGCCATTCAGGCCGCGGGCTTCGACGGCGTCGAAATCTTCGAGAACGATCTCGTCTACTTCGACGGATCGCCGGCCGACGTCCGGCGCATGGCGGCCGATCTCGGCCTCGACATCGTGCTGTTCCAGCCGTTTCGGGATTTCGAGGGCGTGAGCGCCGCGCAGCTCGCGCGCAATCTCGACCGCGTGCGACGCAAGTTCGACGTGATGCATGCGCTCGGCACCGACCGCATTCTCGTCTGCAGCAACGTGTCGCCCGACACCATCGCCGACGATGCGCTGCTCGTCGACCAGCTCGGCGCGCTCGCGGAAGCCGCGCGCGAAGCGGGTGTCGTCGTCGCATACGAGGCGCTGGCGTGGGGCCGCGTCGTGAAGCGCTACGGGCATGCGTGGCAGCTCGTGAACGCCGTGAACAGCCCGCATCTCGGCCTCGCGCTCGACAGCTTTCACACGCTGTCGCTCGACGACTCGCCCGATGCGATCGCCGACATTCCCGGCGAGCGCATCGCGTTCGTGCAGATCGCCGACGCGCCGAAGCTCGCGATGGACGTGCTCGAATGGAGCCGCCATTACCGCTCGTTCCCCGGCCAGGGCGACTTCGACCTCGCGCGCTTCACCGCGCGCGTGATCGAATCGGGCTATACGGGGCCGCTGTCGCTCGAGATCTTCAACGACGGCTTTCGCGCGGCGCCGACCGCGATCACGGCCGCCGACGGCCATCGCTCGCTGCTGTATCTGGAAGAGCTCACGCGTGCGCAGCTCGCCGCCGACGGCCGCTCGCCCGCGGCCGATCAGCCGCTGTTCGCGCCGCCGGCGCCGCCCGCGCACGTCGGATTCCAGTTCATCGAATTCGCGGTCGACGCGCAGGCGGCGACGACCGTCGGCGACTGGCTGCGCCGGATGCGCTTCCGGCTCGCCGGCCGCCACCGCTCGAAGGACGTCACGCTGTTTCAGCACGGCGCCGCGTCGATCGTGCTGAACGCCGAGCGCGACTCGTTCGCCGATGCGTTCTTCCAGCAGCACGGGCTGTCGCTCTGCGCGTCGGCGTTCCGCGTCGACGATGCGAAAGTTGCGTTCGAACGCGCGGCGGGCTTCGGATATGCGCCGTTTTCCGGCCGCGTCGGGCCGAACGAGCGCGTGTTGCCGAGCGTGAAGGCGCCGGACGGCAGCCTCGACTATTTCGTCGACGAAGCGCCGAACGGGCCGACGCTGTACGAATCCGATTTCGTGCTGACCGACATCGACGGCCCGACCGAGGTCGGCCCGCTGAGCGGCATCGACCATGTCTGTCTCGCGCTGCCGGCCGACGCGCTCGACACGTGGATCCTGTTCTTCAAGACCGCGTTCGGGTTCGAGGCCGAGCGGAGCTGGCTCGTGCCCGACCCGTACGGGCTCGTGCGCAGCCGCGCGGTGCGCAGCGCCGACGGCTCGGTGCGGATCGCGCTGAACGCGTCGGTCGACCGGCACACGGCCGTCGCCGAATCGCTGAACCGCTACCACGGGACCGGGCTGAACCACGTCGCGTTCCGCACCGACGACATCGTGAAGGCGACCGCGGCGTTCGCCGCCGATGGCGTGTCGTTCCTGCGCATTCCGGCCAATTACTACGACGATCTCGCGGCGCGCTACGGATTGTCGGACGAGATGATCGACACGCTGAGCACGCACCATCTGCTCTACGACCGCGACGAACGGGGCGGCGAATTCCTGCACGCGTATACGGAGCTGGTCGACAACCGCTTTTCGTTCGAGCTCGTCGAGCGCCGCGGCGGATACGACGGTTACGGCGCCGCGAATGCGGCCGTGCGGCTCGCCGCGCAGGCGCAGCGGCGCAAGTAGCGCGCGGCATCGCACCGCGCATCGGGCCCGGCGGCGTTACATGCGGTAACGCGATGCTGGCGCGATCGCACGTCGCGCGGTGCCGTTTTAAGAATCGCTTAAGTCTCGGCCGGCACCATCCGCATCCAGCCCTGAAGAATTTCTCAAAAAAGGAGGACAGCGATGAGCGCCGTAGAAGCACCCGCGGGCCGCCCGGCCGCGCCCCCTGCCAAGAAGACGATGCTGCGCCGCCTGCTCAGCCATCACGAAATCGCGACGCTGCTCGTGCTGCTGCACGCGCCGATCGGCGCGAACGCGAAACCGGAATTGCCCGCGCTGCAGGAAGCGGGCCTCGTCGAGATGGTCAAGCTCGACGCCGATGCCGCGCCGAGCTTCCGCCTGACGAAAGACGGCACGGCCGTCCTCAAGGGGCTCGGCTACCGCTGAGCCGCCGCCTCTGCCGCGCCGCCGCGCGCGCTCCGTTCCCCTGCCCGATCCTGCAGCATCATCCGGTACTCCGTCGGCGTCACGCCGACGGTCGCCTTGAACTGGCGCGTAAACGCGCTGTGATCCGTATACCCGCATAACGCTGCGACGTCGGTCACCTTGTCGTGGGTGACCAGCAGCGCCGTGGCCGCATCGAGACGTGTCTTCAACAGCACCTGACGCGGCGTCAGGTGAAACACCTTGTGGAAATAGCGCTCGAGCTGCGCGACCGACATCCCCGCCATCTGCGCGAGCTGCTTCAGGTTCAGCGGCTGCACGTAGTGATCCTGGATGTGCTGGACGACGTCCGCGAGCTTGCTGTACGCCGGATGCGAACCTTCGTGCGCCTTCAGGTCGCGCGAAATGCCGGCGAGGCCGACGACCTTGCCCGACGCATCGCGCAGCGGCTCCTTGCAGGTCAGGCACCAGCCGGGCTGACGCCCCGGATACAGATGCAGCTCGAGCTGATCGGTCAACTGCTGGCCCGCGTTGATCGTCGCCATGTCCTGCTCGAAATAGCTGCGCCCGAAACGGCGCGGAAAGACTTCGTCGGTCGTCTTGCCGAGCAGGTCGCGCTTGTCCTTGTAGCCGCAGCGCAGCGCCAGCGTGCGATTGACGAGCGCGTAGCGGCCGTTGGCGTCCTTCACGAAGAACGCGACGTCGGGCAGCGCGTCGAACACCGGCTCGAGCAGGCGAAAGTGCGCGAGCATCGCGCCGAGATCGGCGTTGTCGGTCCGATACCGCAACGTATCGGACAGGCTGTGAGGCGGTACGGCAAGCGTGGGCGTCATCCCGGCATCCGTGAAACAAGTAAGCGATGGCGACGATTATAGAAGTGCGCGCGTAATGCATCGCGAGCCGACGGCGCGCGCGTGCGCGCAGCGTGGCGTGCGACGGTCGGCGCGGGCTGCCGCGCGCGGCGCACGCAACCCGCCGCGGCACTGGACGCATGCGGCCACGACGGTGCCGACGCGTGCCGCGCCGCGGCAGGCCGCCATCGTAGAAAGCCCCGCGCGCCGCGTCTTGGCCGGATTACGCACGTGAAATGACGATCTCCGCATATATCAGGGTAATCGACGATATGCCGAAATCGTCGCGGCCCGCGCACCGAACGCGCAAGACGTGCGCATTTTCGCTACCTAGACTTCGCTGCACAGTCACGAGACGACAACCGGTCGCCGCCGCGGCGCGCCGTCCGGTACGCCCGAACGGAAAGCCCGGCACGCCGATTCCGGCATAGCGGTCGACACTCGCGACATCCGGTGCGCGACGCGCGCGCGGCTTCCGGCCAGTCCGGCCGCCCGCGTCCCGCGCCCGCTGACCGCCGCAGGCCCGACGGCCGGCGGCGGCCCAACCACGCCATCAAGGGGAAGTGAAAGTGAAGCTGAAGGTATCGCACGTCGCGCTGGCTGCCGCCTGCGCATTGTCCGGCGCGCACGCCATCGCCGCCGACGTCGTCAAGATCGGTTTCGCCGCGCCGCTGACCGGCCCGCAGTCGAACTACGGCACCGACATGCAGAAAGGCGTGCAGCTCGCGATCGCCGACTTCAACGCGACCAATCCGACGATCGGCGGCAAGCCCGTCACGTTCCAGCTCGACTCGCAGGACGACCAGGCCGACCCGCGCACCGGCACGACGGTCGCGCAGCGCCTGATCGACAACAACGTGCGCGGCATCATCGGCCACTTCAACTCGGGCACGAGCATTCCGGCGTCGGATCTCTACGATCGCGCGGGCCTGCCGCAGATCTCGATGGCGACGTCGCCGCAATACACGGCGCGCGGCTACAAGACCACGTACCGGCTGCTGACGAGCGACGCGCAGGCGGGCCGCATCGTCGGGACGTACGCCGTGAAGAACCTGCACTTCAAGCGCATCGCGATCATCGACGACCGCACCGCATACGGCCAGGGCATCGCCGACGAATTCGCGAAGGCCGTGCAGGCCGCGGGCGGCACGATCGTGAAGCGCGACTTCACGAACGACAAGGCGCTCGATTTCTCCGCGATCCTGACGAACCTGAAGGGCATCAATCCGGACGCGGTGTTCTACGGCGGCGGCGACGCGCAATCGTCGCCGATGATCCGCAAGATGCGCCAGCTCGGGATGAAGTCGGCGTTCGTGACGGGCGAAATGTCGCGCTCGCCGACGTTCCTGAAGGTCGGCGGCGACGCGGCCGAAGGCGCGATCGTCTACATGGGCGGGCTGCCGAAGGAAAAGATGCCGGGCTTCGCCGGCTACGCGGCGCGCTACAAGGCACGCTTCAACGAAGACGTGATCACCTACTCGCCCTACTCGTACGACGGCACGATGGCGCTGCTGACCGCGATGAAGAACGCGAACTCGACCGATCCGAAGGTCTACACGCCGTATCTCGGCAAGGTGTCGATCAAGGGCGTGTCGGCCGATCGCATCGCGTACGACGCGAAAGGCGACCTGAAGGACGCGCCCGTCACGATCTATCGCGTCGAACACGGCGCGTTCAAGCCGGTCGACACGATCGCCGGCAACTGACGCAGGCGGACGCCATCCGTCGTCACGGCGCGCGCACGGCAGGCCCGTCGCGCGCCGCGCTCGCCCGGCGCGGCGCGGGCGCAGTCGAGGCCGCCCTCGAACCGCGCCGCCTCGCGCATTTCGCGCTCCTGTAGAATCCCCCACTCAGTTTGACGCATCGTCCCCGCCGCGCCCCATCCCGGTGCGGCGGCGCGTGTTCCGTGCTCTACCCGGCGCTCAGCACACCTTCCGACGACGCGGGCCGCGGCCGTGCGCCTGTTCACGCCAACAGCGGGCCCTGGAGACGCAGCACCGACAACTACATTCGAAAACCGATCGTCCTGACCATGCAAGCTTCCGAACTGAGCGGCGTGCCTCGCGCCGCCGAACGCGCGCTCACGCGCAGCGACTACAAAACCCTTGGCCTCGCCGCGCTCGGCGGCGCGCTCGAGTTCTACGACTTCATCATCTTCGTGTTCTTCGCGCCCGCGATCGGCCAGCTGTTCTTCCCGCACGACATTCCCGACTGGCTGCGCCAGTTGCAGACGTTCGGCATCTTCGCGGCCGGGTATCTCGCGCGTCCGCTCGGCGGCGTGATCATGGCGCACTTCGGCGACCTCGTCGGCCGCAAGCGGATGTTTACGCTCAGCGTGCTGCTGATGTCCGTGCCGACGCTGCTGATGGGCCTGCTGCCGACCTACGACACGATCGGCATCCTCGCGCCGGTGCTCCTGCTGCTGTTCCGCATCCTGCAGGGCGCGGCCGTCGGCGGCGAAGTGCCGGGCGCGTGGGTGTTCGTGTCCGAGCACGTGCCGTCGCGGCACATCGGCTATGCGTGCGGCACGCTGACCGCCGGGCTGACGGCCGGCATCCTGCTCGGCTCGCTCGTCGCCGCCGGCGTGAACAGCCGCTATTCGACCGCCGAAGTCGCCGCGTTCGCGTGGCGCATTCCGTTCCTGCTCGGCGGTGTATTCGGGCTGTTCTCCGTGTATCTGCGCCGCTGGCTGCACGAAACGCCGGTGTTCGCCGAGATGAAGGCGAAGAAGGCGCTTGCCGCCGAGATTCCGCTGAAGGCCGTGCTGCGCGATCACGGCCGCGCGGTGATCGTGTCGATGCTGCTCACGTGGATGCTGTCCGCGGCGATCGTCGTCGTGATCCTGATGACGCCCGCGCTGCTGCAGAAGCAGTTCCACCTGACGCCCGCGATCACGCTGTTCGCGAACAGCGTCGCGACGCTGTGCCTGACGGCCGGCTGCATCAGCGCCGGCTCGCTCGCCGGCTGGTTCGGCGCGAAGCGCGTGCTCGGCATCGGCGGCCTCGTGCTCGCCGCGTGCTACTACCTGCTGTTCGCACAGGTCGCCGCCGACGCGTCGACGCTGCCGCTGTACTACGGCATCGCGGGCTTCACGGTCGGCACGATCGGTGCCGTGCCGTTCGTGATGGTGAAGAGCTTCCCGCCGGTCGTGCGCTTCTCGGGCATCTCGTTCTCGTACAACGTC
The sequence above is a segment of the Burkholderia multivorans ATCC BAA-247 genome. Coding sequences within it:
- the phnS gene encoding 2-aminoethylphosphonate ABC transporter substrate-binding protein, whose protein sequence is MTLQNSTRAAAGAFRKLALAACAAGLLQGAALPAHAASAVVLYTADGLENLYRDVLPAFEKKEGVRVNIVTAGSGEVVNRANIEKNSPKADVIVTLPPFIQQAGQMGLLQAYQSVNYKNVPAIAKAEDGTWATFVNNYFSFAINPEVVKNQPKTFADLLSPSYAGKVAYSNPATAGDGMAVLILTTSLMGEDKAFDYLAKLSQSVKFHTKGTGYLNVLLSRNEIAVANGDLQMDLDDAEHGALSVKPIFLAAKEGDQPTTFQLPYGIGLIKGGPNQDAGKKLIDYLMSTDVQSKVPDMYGIPGRTDVPLTGKNGEAVKKAIAGVKLIPVDWNQVMAKKPVWLERWKKDVIGSSGKPLDVVKPK
- a CDS encoding 2-aminoethylphosphonate--pyruvate transaminase — protein: MSDPILLTPGPLTTSATTRHAMQHDWGSWDAAFNRLTASVCADLVEIAHGADEYVCVPMQGSGTFAVEAALGTLVPRDGVVLVPENGAYCTRIVTILERLGVAAIALPFGEDAAVDPAAVDAALAREPRITHVALVHLETSAGILNPLDAIAAVCRRHGKRLIVDAMSSFGALPIALAGSGIDALISASGKCLEGVPGMGFAIVRRGTLDACAGNARSLALDLHDQYAYLRRTGQWRFTPPTHVVAALRAALDQYRAEGGQPARGARYRENCRTLIESMRALGFVPFLDAGIQAPVIVTFHAPADRAYAFRPFYDAVRDAGFTLYPGKLTRVETFRVGCIGAIDAADMRRAVAAIAHAIESLGIALQPA
- a CDS encoding MFS transporter; translated protein: MQHPTRTSAAPAQAAAGAARRTSARYKILALLAIGTMINYLDRTVLGVAAPQLTKELGINAAVMGIMFSAFSWTYVVAQVPGGLVLDRLGSKVTYYWSMTLWSLCTFLQGFVPGVATLLACRLGLGLSEAPCFPTNSRVVATWFPQNERAMATGTYTVGEYIGLAFFSPVLFALMGAFGWRSLFWVVGAAGILFGLVWWKFYHEPRNHPGANAAELAYIEAGGGLVHGVRKNDKPAQKAFSWSMAGRLLKKRQLAGICLGQFAGNSTLVFFLTWFPTYLATERHMGWLKIGFFAVMPFIAASVGVMFGGIFSDWLLRRGKSANLARKLPIIAGLLLASTIILANYVQSNEAVIAIMSVAFFAQGMAALGWTLVSDIAPDGLLGVTGGIFNLAANLAGIVTPLVVGFIVASTGSFVGALVFIGAIALIGALSYIFVVGDIKRIEL
- a CDS encoding shikimate dehydrogenase, which translates into the protein MNRPSFLIGLIGQGIGGSLSPAMHEEEGFRQGFGYVYRRIDLDALGLSVDALPALLDAAQRMGYDGLNITHPCKQRVIEHLDELSDDARALGAVNTVLFRDGRRIGHNTDWSGFAKSFRRGLPGASLERVVQLGAGGAGAAVAHAALQMGAAELTLFDVDPTRAASLAGELQQRFPVARVTAGGTPSGDALAAAMRAATGLIHATPTGMIKHPGLPLPAELLHAGMWVADIVYFPLETELIRAARAAGCATLPGGGMAVYQAVDAFELFTGRTPDAERMFEHFQSLVAR
- the aroQ gene encoding type II 3-dehydroquinate dehydratase yields the protein MSKHKVLVLNGPNLNLLGTREPHIYGAETLADVEQRCRAEAESLGLDLEFRQSNAEHELIDWLHAARHDTHGIVINPAAYTHTSVALADALSAIAKPVIEVHISNVHRREAFRHHSYVAALAEAVICGCGTDGYIFALQRMATLLARGAAR
- a CDS encoding bifunctional sugar phosphate isomerase/epimerase/4-hydroxyphenylpyruvate dioxygenase family protein translates to MQRSIATVSLSGTLAEKLAAIQAAGFDGVEIFENDLVYFDGSPADVRRMAADLGLDIVLFQPFRDFEGVSAAQLARNLDRVRRKFDVMHALGTDRILVCSNVSPDTIADDALLVDQLGALAEAAREAGVVVAYEALAWGRVVKRYGHAWQLVNAVNSPHLGLALDSFHTLSLDDSPDAIADIPGERIAFVQIADAPKLAMDVLEWSRHYRSFPGQGDFDLARFTARVIESGYTGPLSLEIFNDGFRAAPTAITAADGHRSLLYLEELTRAQLAADGRSPAADQPLFAPPAPPAHVGFQFIEFAVDAQAATTVGDWLRRMRFRLAGRHRSKDVTLFQHGAASIVLNAERDSFADAFFQQHGLSLCASAFRVDDAKVAFERAAGFGYAPFSGRVGPNERVLPSVKAPDGSLDYFVDEAPNGPTLYESDFVLTDIDGPTEVGPLSGIDHVCLALPADALDTWILFFKTAFGFEAERSWLVPDPYGLVRSRAVRSADGSVRIALNASVDRHTAVAESLNRYHGTGLNHVAFRTDDIVKATAAFAADGVSFLRIPANYYDDLAARYGLSDEMIDTLSTHHLLYDRDERGGEFLHAYTELVDNRFSFELVERRGGYDGYGAANAAVRLAAQAQRRK
- a CDS encoding AraC family transcriptional regulator is translated as MTPTLAVPPHSLSDTLRYRTDNADLGAMLAHFRLLEPVFDALPDVAFFVKDANGRYALVNRTLALRCGYKDKRDLLGKTTDEVFPRRFGRSYFEQDMATINAGQQLTDQLELHLYPGRQPGWCLTCKEPLRDASGKVVGLAGISRDLKAHEGSHPAYSKLADVVQHIQDHYVQPLNLKQLAQMAGMSVAQLERYFHKVFHLTPRQVLLKTRLDAATALLVTHDKVTDVAALCGYTDHSAFTRQFKATVGVTPTEYRMMLQDRAGERSARGGAAEAAAQR
- a CDS encoding branched-chain amino acid ABC transporter substrate-binding protein, translating into MKLKVSHVALAAACALSGAHAIAADVVKIGFAAPLTGPQSNYGTDMQKGVQLAIADFNATNPTIGGKPVTFQLDSQDDQADPRTGTTVAQRLIDNNVRGIIGHFNSGTSIPASDLYDRAGLPQISMATSPQYTARGYKTTYRLLTSDAQAGRIVGTYAVKNLHFKRIAIIDDRTAYGQGIADEFAKAVQAAGGTIVKRDFTNDKALDFSAILTNLKGINPDAVFYGGGDAQSSPMIRKMRQLGMKSAFVTGEMSRSPTFLKVGGDAAEGAIVYMGGLPKEKMPGFAGYAARYKARFNEDVITYSPYSYDGTMALLTAMKNANSTDPKVYTPYLGKVSIKGVSADRIAYDAKGDLKDAPVTIYRVEHGAFKPVDTIAGN